From the Carya illinoinensis cultivar Pawnee chromosome 4, C.illinoinensisPawnee_v1, whole genome shotgun sequence genome, one window contains:
- the LOC122308356 gene encoding xyloglucan glycosyltransferase 4-like: MVPDSVVVTVEKPSNFSLLNVNGSDSSLFQDKEKAASPKQFTWVLLLKAHRVLTSLSWLAMASRAIFVSVKKRIALSDLSEEEPKSRGRLYRFIKAFLLISILALVLEVVAHFKKWNLQMIQSREVQGLVQSSYMAWLSFRADYIAPSVIFLSKFCVVLFMIQSLDRLVLCIGCFWIKYKKLKPTIEGEIYDIEDSSSFPMVLVQIPMCNEREVYEQSIAAACELDWPRDRILIQVLDDSDDGNIQLLIKDEVSLWHEKGINIVYRHRLIRTGYKAGNLKSAMACDYVKDYEFVTIFDADFQPNPDFLKLTIPHFKGNPELGLVQARWSFVNKDENLLTRLQNVNLCFHFEVEQQVNGVFLNFFGFNGTAGVWRIKALEESGGWLERTTVEDMDIAVRAHLNGWKFIFLNDVKVLCELPESYEAYKKQQHRWHSGPMQLFRLCLPAIITSKISMWKKANLIFLFFLLRKLILPFYSFTLFCIILPLTMFIPEAELPIWVICYVPIFMSLLNILPAPKSFPFLVPYLLFENTMSVTKFNAMVSGLFQLGSAYEWVVTKKTGRSSESDLLAFAERESKSLGEEKILRRHSESGLELLSKLKEQEVPAVKKKNMLFRKELALAFLLLTASARSLLSAHGVHFYFLLFQGLSFLVVGLDLIGEQLS, from the exons ATGGTACCAGACTCTGTTGTTGTCACAGTTGAGAAGCCAAGCAACTTCTCTTTACTGAATGTCAATGGTTCGGATTCATCCTTGTTTCAGGATAAGGAGAAGGCTGCAAGTCCCAAACAATTTACATGGGTTCTTCTTCTCAAAGCTCACAGAGTTCTGACAAGTCTTTCATGGCTGGCCATGGCTTCCAGAGCCATCTTTGTTTCGGTCAAGAAACGCATTGCCTTGTCAGATCTAAGTGAGGAAGAACCCAAAAGCAGGGGAAGATTGTACAGATTTATCAAAGCTTTTCTACTTATTTCAATTCTAGCTTTGGTGTTAGAAGTCGTTGCACATTTTAAGAAATGGAATTTGCAAATGATACAGTCTCGGGAGGTTCAGGGTCTTGTGCAGTCCTCCTATATGGCGTGGCTGTCTTTTAGAGCTGACTATATTGCTCCTTCTGTGATATTCCTTTCTAAATTCTGCGTTGTTCTATTCATGATTCAGTCTCTCGATCGACTGGTTCTATGTATCGGGTGTTTCTGGATCAAGTACAAGAAGTTGAAACCCACGATTGAGGGAGAAATTTATGACATTGAGGATTCTTCAAGTTTCCCAATGGTCCTTGTTCAGATCCCCATGTGCAATGAGAGAGAG GTGTATGAGCAATCAATTGCTGCTGCCTGTGAACTAGATTGGCCAAGGGACCGAATTTTGATTCAAGTCCTAGACGATTCAGATGATGGAAATATACAGCTTCTGATCAAAGATGAAGTCTCCTTGTGGCACGAGAAAGGGATCAACATAGTCTACAGACATAGACTAATCAGAACAGGCTACAAAGCCGGCAATCTAAAATCAGCCATGGCCTGTGACTATGTCAAAGATTATGAATTCGTTACAATATTTGATGCAGATTTCCAGCCCAATCCTGATTTCCTTAAACTGACAATTCCTCACTTCAAG GGAAATCCTGAGTTGGGTCTTGTCCAGGCCCGCTGGTCATTCGTGAACAAGGATGAGAACTTGCTTACAAGACTCCAAAACGTGAACCTATGCTTCCATTTTGAGGTGGAGCAGCAGGTGAATGGcgtttttcttaatttctttggATTCAACGGAACGGCAGGTGTTTGGAGAATCAAGGCTTTGGAGGAATCGGGAGGCTGGCTGGAGAGAACCACGGTGGAGGATATGGACATTGCGGTTCGAGCGCACTTGAATGGATGGAAATTCATCTTCCTTAATGATGTCAAAGTGCTTTGTGAATTGCCGGAGTCTTATGAAGCTTATAAGAAACAGCAGCATCGCTGGCACTCGGGTCCCATGCAGCTCTTCCGCTTGTGCCTTCCTGCTATCATAACTTCCAAG ATATCGATGTGGAAGAAAGCCAATTTgatatttctcttctttcttctaagGAAACTTATACTTCCCTTCTACTCATTCACATTATTCTGTATCATACTTCCATTGACCATGTTCATACCTGAGGCAGAACTACCTATTTGGGTTATCTGTTATGTCCCCATTTTCATGTCTCTTTTGAACATTCTCCCGGCACCCAAATCTTTCCCTTTCTTGGTTCCATACCTACTGTTTGAGAACACAATGTCTGTTACAAAATTCAATGCCATGGTCTCTGGGCTGTTTCAGCTGGGAAGCGCATATGAGTGGGTAGTGACCAAGAAGACAGGTAGATCATCTGAATCAGATTTATTGGCATTTGCCGAGAGGGAATCGAAGTCCTTGGGTGAAGAGAAGATCCTCAGGAGGCATTCTGAGTCTGGTTTAGAACTGTTGAGTAAACTTAAGGAGCAGGAAGTCCCTGCtgtgaagaagaaaaacatgCTCTTCAGGAAGGAACTTGCGCTTGCATTTCTTCTACTC
- the LOC122307985 gene encoding uncharacterized protein LOC122307985, whose product MSQGYAIELYFDPALENQVLKAWNVLARRQISTQLIEIESRPHITLFSSPFVDPAKLENVVKSFVWKQEPLPLSFSSIGSLPSENNVLFLSPTPSLSLLQFQTQLCDAMKKEGIEIPDEYRQDSWIPYCAVAEEVPRTRMAEAFCVLRDLKLPVSGYAMDIGLVEFSPVRELFSFVLGNSVEA is encoded by the coding sequence ATGTCACAAGGCTATGCTATAGAGCTTTACTTCGATCCCGCCCTCGAAAACCAGGTCTTGAAGGCCTGGAACGTGCTCGCTCGCCGCCAAATCAGCACCCAGCTCATCGAAATCGAATCCCGTCCACACATCACCCTCTTCTCCAGCCCCTTTGTTGACCCCGCGAAGCTCGAAAACGTTGTTAAGAGCTTTGTTTGGAAGCAGGAACCTTTGCCTCTATCTTTCTCTTCAATTGGGAGCCTTCCCAGTGAAAACAACGTACTTTTTCTTTCGCCTACACCTTCGTTGTCGCTTCTCCAGTTCCAGACGCAGTTATGCGATGCAATGAAGAAGGAAGGGATAGAAATTCCGGATGAGTATCGCCAGGACTCGTGGATTCCTTATTGCGCGGTTGCTGAGGAAGTCCCGAGGACTCGGATGGCCGAAGCATTTTGCGTTTTACGGGACTTGAAGTTGCCGGTTTCTGGGTATGCCATGGATATCGGGTTGGTGGAGTTTTCGCCGGTTCGCGAACTGTTCTCCTTTGTGCTTGGCAATTCCGTAGAAGCATGA